A window of Maioricimonas rarisocia genomic DNA:
CGAGGGCCGCATTGTGCTTGGTGCGGCCGTCATCGATGACATCTTGGGACTCGTGATGCTGGCGGTCGTGGAGGGGATCTCGCGGGGGGAGTCTCCGAGCGGGTGGCGCGTTGTCGGGCTGACGGCCCTGTCACTGGGATTCCTGGCGGCGACGATGGTGCTGGGAAAGCGTGTGGTCCCGCCGGTCGTCCGGTGGTTCAGTCGTGTCGACCTGGCAGGGAGTGCGTCGATCGTGGCACTGACGATTGCACTGGGGCTGGCGTGGCTGTCGGCGCAGGCCGGATCGGCGGTCATCATTGGGGCGTTCGCCGCCGGGCTGCTGCTGCGACGCACGCCTCAGGCACGCGACATCGAAGCGGGTCTGCTGCACATCGGTCATCTGTTCGTGCCGGTGTTCTTTGTCTGCGTCGGTGCCGGGGTGAACCTGCAGGTGCTTGGTGACCCGCGTCTACTGGGAGTGATTCTGCTGCTGTTTCTCGTGGCCGTTGCGGGCAAGCTTGCTTCGGGGTACGCGCTATACTGGATCGACTGCCGGCGGTCGTTTGTCGGGGCGGCGATGGTGCCGCGCGGTGCGGTGGGCCTGGTCTTTGCGCGGGTGGCGGGAGAGGCGGGCCTGCTGGACGAGACGATGTACAACGCGGTGACGGTGATGGTGGTGCTGACGACGCTGGTGGGCCCGGCACTGATGCGGATGTTGAGCCCTCCGCCGACGGGACGCGGTTCCCACCGGCGGATCGCGTCGGACGTACTGGTGACGGAGCCGTGATGGGGGCTGTGTTGGATTTAAGGTGCTGGAGTCGTGTGGCCGACTGTCGAAGGCTTCTGGATGGGGGAACGCCGGCGGGGGGAACGGTAAGGCGGCGCTCAGCTCGCTGCGACGTCATAGCCGGTTCTGCACCCACGACCAGACGTAGGCAAAGAGTGCTGCGACCAGCAGGACCGTCATCAGCGTGCGGGACGCCCAAAGTTGTCCCGTGGAGTTGGTGACGAGAATGGGCACGCAATCGGGGACGGCGAACGCGAGGCCCACCAGGCACCCTGCGATACTCATCTTGAGCTGCGGCCGTTTCCACCACGGGAGTCGGTCGAGTCCAGACCGGACCATCGACTCATGTGCCTGAATTACGTGTCTGCGGTCGATCGTGTCGGCATGCTCGTGAGACGCGAGCCGGCTGGTGATTCGACGCAGATTCTTACGGTAGAGTTCGACAAGATCGCCGCATTCTTCTTCGGCGACCTTTGCCCACCGTGGAGCTGTCTTTCGAGGTGCTCGTGCCATGGCCCGCTGGCAACTCCACCGTGTCAGGAGGCGTGAACAGACTCCGTGATGTCGCCGAGCAACCGGCCGAGCTCTTTCGGCAATTCCTCGCGGTCGAGCAGCGAGCGGAGATGCTGGATCACGCGGTTGCCGGCTTGCTGAACGTGACGTTTCTCGATCGCCACGACCTCCGGCGCGTCGGGAAGAAAGGAGTTCTCGCGAACGGCGATCTGTTCAGCGAGTTCGCGGACGATGATGTCGACACCGTCGTAGAAGGTGTTGATTAACTCGAACGCATCGTCGGACATGCTCGAGGGACGAGGATCCGTGCGCATGGTCATGAGAGTGGCCCGTTCGAGTCCCGATGTGGACGCGCGCCAACTGGCGGGCGGTCCAGACCGCGAGTAACCATCCTTATCATGAGTCGAAGACAGAGCGTGGGCAACCGTTCTTTGCCCGGAGACGGTCGTGGTTCCCCCGGAACGGCAGGAACTGCCGGCGGGAAGTTGGTTACGCGTTCCCTTTGTTGGCAAACCACATCTGGATTCACTGCAGCTGCGTTTTGCCGTCGTCGGACAGGAACTTCACGGCGTGCTGCTCGACGGCATTGAGCCGTTTCTTGAGCAGGTTGTTCAGCACTTTCTCTGCTGAACAATAGTCCGTATAGCAGGCGTACTGCTTCGCGTTGCCAGTCCCCTCCAGTTTCTGGGATGCACTGTCGACGAGATAGCGCGCGACCAGTGAAGCGGCGTAGAGGGGACGAAATCCCCTGAAGATGTCCTTAAAGATAGTACGCTTCAATTCTCTCAGCCGTGTGTCGTGGCCGTGAGAATGGGACTGGCTGTGAGCGGCGAAGACCGCCTCGACGACCTGTACCGCCTTGTAGAAGGCGACCGTCGTCACCCATTCGGGGTGATCCTGGTGTGCCTCAAGGAGGTAGAGCAGCGTCCTGTGGTTGCGGTTCGCCAGCTCAATGTGAACCAGTTCGCTTGCCACGGAAGACCAGTGTGAATTCGTCGTGGAAGAAGGAGCCCAGAGCTTCCGGCGACGCCGGCGGCAGGACGAGCGTGTTCAGCCGGATCAGTTTGAGATCCGGGTCGTTCGCGATCGCCAGGTCGAGGTCGGACAGCTCGTCTTCAAGTTCGTCGTCGCAGGCAGGCGTCTCGCTGATCACGAGGAACAGGAGAGTATTGTCACGGAGCGTAAGATACGCTGCCGGGATCCTGCCGGAGTTTCGGTCGAACCATTCGCCAAGTTGACGCAGCAGCAGAAGAAGCTGCTTCTCGCCGTGGTCGGCCAGCTGCAGGAGATTGATGACGCGGTCTTTCTGCAGATCGAACCGCTGCTGGTCGCGCGGTATGACTTCGACCCGATCCTCTTCGGCGTACCAGTCAATCTCGACGGCTGCCTGCATTCCGGTCGAGGAGATGGTCATGCTGATTTCACCAGAAGGCTCAGGTCTGACGGATCACTGATTGGAGTCGAGTCTAGCTGGCGTGGTTCACGACCGGCAAGACCTCACCTCTCGCAGCAGGGCAACGGGTTGCCGACCAGCGCACGCAAAAACCCGCAGGGCGTCGTAAGTTGCGACAGCCTGCGGGTTTGAGTGGACAGGGGGAGAATCGAACTCCCGACACCAGGATTTTCAGTCCTGTGCTCTACCAACTGAGCTACCTGTCCCGAATTGGCGGAGCGGAGATGATAAGGAGCGTCCCCCGGCGATGCAACCATTCCCGGGAGGGGTTTTCGCCGGCCAGTTTCCGCCCCTCCGGACGAGTCCCCGAACCGCTCAATCCTTCGTGATCGTTTCATCCAGATTCAGGATCGCCCGGGCCGTCAGCAGCCAGGCGGCGCGACTCGCTCCGTCGGCAGGCGACTCCTCTCCCAGGATCTTCGCGGCCTGCTGCGGATGCTGCCGCAGGTGCTCCCGCTGCGACGTCAGAAACGCCTGGAGCTGCTGCAGTTCGTCATCAGCCGGCGGGCGGATCAGACAGCGGCGGAACAGCTCGGCGAGCCGATCCTGCCGGGGGCCCTCGGCGGCAGCGAACTCGTTGCCCAGGTGGCGGGCCGCTTCCATGAAGACGTCGTCGTTCAACAGCGTGAGGGCCTGCAGGGGCGTGTTGGAGACTTCCCGGCGTGGGACGCATGCCTCGCCAGAGGGGGCGTCGAACGTAGTGAACATCGCGTAGG
This region includes:
- a CDS encoding cation:proton antiporter, whose amino-acid sequence is MNGSDVPELLGLLFVVLLAARLAGILARRLNQPAVLGELLVGMLLGSSATGLISGAEDVLRVFAELGIVILLFQIGLETDLVRLLEVGAAALAVALVGLVLPFGLGYALCRWWDYGTFEAIAVGATLAVTGIGVTARVLSELNLLDSNEGRIVLGAAVIDDILGLVMLAVVEGISRGESPSGWRVVGLTALSLGFLAATMVLGKRVVPPVVRWFSRVDLAGSASIVALTIALGLAWLSAQAGSAVIIGAFAAGLLLRRTPQARDIEAGLLHIGHLFVPVFFVCVGAGVNLQVLGDPRLLGVILLLFLVAVAGKLASGYALYWIDCRRSFVGAAMVPRGAVGLVFARVAGEAGLLDETMYNAVTVMVVLTTLVGPALMRMLSPPPTGRGSHRRIASDVLVTEP